A stretch of the Marinobacter sp. JH2 genome encodes the following:
- a CDS encoding phosphomannomutase — translation MDLSCFKAYDLRGSVPEQLNPTLAEKIGRAYVEVTGAKKVIVGYDIRLSSPEIAEALSSGLMAAGADVLDIGLCGTEYVYFATSHYGVDGGIMVTASHNPKHHNGMKMVGPESRPISSDNGLNEIRDRVKEPFGDAPVQGKYETLEVTSAYIDHLLGYIDAAALKPMKIVVNAGNGGAGLVIDELEKHLPFEFIKVHHQPDGNFPNGVPNPILEENRAATADAVKEHGAAMGIAWDGDYDRCFFFDENGRFIEGYYIVGLLADQFLRKTGPGSVIHDPRLVWNTQDLVEAAGGKAIESKTGHAFIKQRMRDEDAVYGGEMSAHHYFRDFAYCDSGMIPWLLIAERLCQSGQTLSSLIDARIEAYPASGEINRTINDPAKVIAAIEEKYSFGAKSISFVDGLSIEFDNWRFNLRMSNTEPVVRLNVESRADIALMEEKTKELLEEMEKLNA, via the coding sequence ATGGATCTGTCTTGCTTTAAGGCCTATGACCTGCGCGGCAGCGTGCCGGAGCAACTGAACCCGACCCTGGCCGAGAAAATCGGCCGAGCGTACGTCGAAGTCACCGGAGCGAAAAAGGTTATCGTTGGATACGACATCCGCTTGTCCAGCCCGGAAATCGCCGAGGCCCTGAGCTCCGGCCTGATGGCTGCCGGTGCCGATGTGCTCGACATCGGCTTGTGCGGAACTGAGTACGTGTACTTCGCAACCAGTCATTACGGTGTGGACGGCGGCATCATGGTCACCGCCAGCCACAACCCCAAGCATCACAACGGCATGAAAATGGTGGGCCCGGAATCCCGGCCCATCAGCTCAGATAACGGCCTTAACGAAATCCGTGATCGGGTAAAAGAGCCGTTTGGCGATGCTCCGGTGCAAGGCAAATACGAGACATTGGAAGTCACCAGCGCCTACATCGACCACCTGTTGGGCTACATCGACGCGGCAGCCCTGAAACCGATGAAAATCGTGGTAAACGCCGGTAACGGTGGTGCAGGTTTGGTGATCGACGAACTCGAAAAACACCTGCCGTTCGAATTCATCAAAGTGCACCACCAGCCGGATGGAAACTTCCCGAACGGCGTGCCGAATCCTATCCTCGAAGAAAACCGCGCAGCCACCGCGGATGCCGTCAAAGAGCATGGAGCCGCCATGGGCATCGCCTGGGACGGCGACTACGACCGCTGCTTCTTCTTCGACGAAAACGGCCGCTTCATCGAGGGCTACTACATCGTCGGCCTGCTGGCAGACCAATTCCTCAGAAAAACCGGCCCGGGCAGCGTCATTCACGACCCCAGACTGGTCTGGAACACCCAGGACTTGGTTGAAGCCGCCGGCGGCAAAGCCATCGAAAGCAAAACCGGACACGCCTTCATCAAACAAAGAATGCGCGACGAAGACGCCGTGTACGGTGGCGAAATGAGCGCTCACCACTACTTCCGCGACTTCGCCTACTGCGACAGCGGCATGATCCCGTGGCTACTGATCGCCGAACGCCTGTGCCAGTCCGGCCAAACCCTGTCGTCCCTCATCGACGCCAGAATCGAAGCCTACCCGGCCAGCGGCGAAATCAACCGCACCATCAACGACCCAGCGAAAGTGATCGCAGCCATCGAAGAGAAGTACTCCTTCGGCGCGAAAAGTATCAGCTTCGTAGACGGCCTGAGCATCGAATTCGACAACTGGCGCTTCAATCTGCGCATGTCGAACACCGAACCGGTAGTTCGCCTGAACGTAGAATCCAGAGCGGATATCGCTCTGATGGAAGAGAAAACCAAAGAGCTGCTAGAAGAAATGGAAAAGCTGAACGCGTAA
- a CDS encoding phospholipase A, with amino-acid sequence MTFRFHLAFSLCFVTLAPALPAWADNKINSDNVECALILDGVRRLACYDAQHNPKAAREDAKEESVEQANKRADVLAIDKEKREEIVGNALEDDPDAGVMDSLVSSYLEAEKSLFHFTGSFVSHKPNYILPLTWVKDPNYTPYSPRLGHTFYDYDLTREEAKYQLSFKIPLLTGIFDEKTTFWFGYTQKSLWQVYNQDESAPFRETNYEPELFFRHQLNWNIGPGTLNTVSLGLNHQSNGQADPRSRSWNRLIGSAAYSYNRWLFMVKPWLRLPERSSDDDNADIERYLGHASYHAVYKLTEDRTFSLKLLNNLRSDNRTSVEFGYSFPMGDSLKGFFQYYNGYGESLIDYNVRIERFGIGIMLNDWL; translated from the coding sequence ATGACGTTTCGATTTCACCTTGCCTTTTCACTGTGCTTTGTCACTCTGGCTCCGGCGCTACCCGCCTGGGCCGACAATAAAATAAACTCGGACAACGTGGAGTGCGCGCTCATCCTAGACGGCGTTCGCCGGCTTGCTTGTTACGATGCCCAACACAATCCGAAGGCGGCTCGGGAAGACGCGAAGGAGGAATCTGTCGAGCAAGCAAACAAACGTGCCGATGTCTTGGCCATAGACAAGGAGAAGCGTGAGGAGATTGTGGGTAATGCTTTGGAGGATGATCCGGATGCCGGCGTTATGGATTCGCTGGTCAGCAGTTACCTAGAAGCAGAGAAGAGCCTGTTCCACTTCACCGGCAGTTTTGTGTCCCACAAGCCCAATTACATTTTGCCCCTGACCTGGGTGAAAGACCCGAATTACACGCCTTACAGCCCCCGATTGGGCCATACCTTTTACGATTATGATCTCACCCGAGAGGAGGCGAAATACCAACTTAGCTTCAAGATTCCACTGTTGACGGGGATTTTCGATGAAAAGACCACGTTCTGGTTTGGCTATACCCAGAAGTCACTTTGGCAGGTGTATAACCAGGATGAATCGGCTCCGTTTCGGGAAACCAATTATGAGCCGGAGTTGTTTTTTCGCCATCAACTGAATTGGAACATTGGTCCGGGTACGTTAAACACGGTGTCGTTAGGGCTGAATCATCAGTCCAATGGGCAGGCGGATCCGCGTTCGCGAAGCTGGAATCGTCTTATCGGCTCAGCGGCTTACAGCTATAACCGATGGCTGTTTATGGTGAAGCCTTGGTTGCGACTTCCTGAACGAAGCAGTGATGATGATAATGCAGACATTGAGCGGTATTTGGGGCACGCCAGCTATCATGCGGTGTATAAGCTGACGGAGGATCGTACGTTTTCTTTGAAGCTGTTGAATAATTTACGGTCAGATAATCGGACGTCGGTTGAGTTTGGGTATAGCTTTCCTATGGGGGATTCGTTGAAGGGGTTCTTCCAGTATTACAACGGGTATGGGGAGAGCTTGATTGACTATAACGTGCGGATTGAGCGGTTTGGCATTGGGATTATGTTGAACGACTGGCTCTAA
- the rep gene encoding DNA helicase Rep, producing MNKLNPRQREAVRYADGPLLVLAGAGSGKTSVITRKIAHLIEDLGIPGRHIAALTFTNKAAREMKERVGKIVDRGKARGLIVSTFHNLGLNIIRDEHPHMGYHPGFSIFDAEDAKALLQDLMMRGGSAEAGDEVNDVQMTISSWKNALRSPAEAYSKAADEREQRIAIIYKQYNEYLKAYNAVDFDDLILLPVQLFRDFPDVLAKWRKKIRYLLVDEYQDTNVCQYELVKQLVAERAAFTVVGDDDQSIYAWRGARPENLVQLKEDFPSLKIVKLEQNYRSTARILRSANTVIANNPHVFEKALWSDHTIGEEIRIIRCRSEDAETERVATEILDQKLKNGLNFQDFAVLYRGNHQARLLEMKLQAYQIPYRLSGGQSFFSKSEIKDAMSYLRLLINPDDNAAFLRVVNVPRREIGPRTLEQLSHYSRSRNVSLFKALSDMGAETHVTEKGLDRLRRFAHWVDKTCERLFSEDPIPVVKQLFTDIEYEEWLHQHSGSPKQAERRMENIWYLVESIQRMLDDGKGTADELGIEDAIAKLILRDMMEQREEEDDSDKVQLLTLHASKGLEFPHVFIMGLEEEILPHRSSIEEGNIEEERRLMYVGITRARETLSLTYAASRKQYGEKLETIPSRFLDELPEEDVKWEGLGDQDKEANQKKGKATLSALIGDLGL from the coding sequence GTGAACAAGCTCAACCCCAGACAACGAGAAGCGGTTCGTTACGCAGACGGTCCCCTATTGGTACTGGCTGGTGCAGGCAGTGGCAAAACCAGTGTGATCACCCGAAAGATCGCCCACCTGATTGAAGATCTGGGCATTCCCGGACGCCACATCGCCGCGCTAACGTTTACGAACAAAGCCGCTCGAGAAATGAAGGAGCGAGTCGGCAAGATTGTTGACCGTGGAAAAGCTCGAGGCCTGATTGTTTCGACCTTTCACAATCTAGGCCTGAACATCATTCGGGATGAACACCCGCATATGGGTTACCACCCCGGCTTCTCGATTTTCGATGCCGAAGACGCTAAAGCCCTGCTGCAAGATCTGATGATGCGTGGCGGTAGTGCCGAGGCTGGCGACGAAGTGAACGATGTGCAGATGACCATTTCGTCTTGGAAGAACGCACTGCGCAGTCCAGCCGAGGCCTACAGCAAAGCCGCCGACGAACGGGAACAACGCATTGCCATTATCTACAAGCAATACAATGAGTATCTGAAGGCCTACAACGCCGTTGATTTTGACGACCTGATTCTGCTGCCCGTGCAGCTATTCCGGGATTTCCCGGACGTACTGGCGAAGTGGCGCAAGAAGATTCGCTACCTGCTGGTGGATGAGTATCAGGACACCAACGTCTGCCAGTATGAGCTGGTCAAGCAATTGGTAGCCGAACGCGCCGCGTTTACCGTGGTCGGCGACGACGACCAGTCTATTTACGCTTGGCGGGGCGCACGCCCAGAGAATCTGGTGCAATTGAAAGAAGACTTCCCGAGCCTGAAAATCGTTAAATTGGAGCAAAACTACCGTTCCACGGCCCGGATTCTGCGCAGCGCCAACACCGTTATCGCCAACAATCCGCACGTGTTTGAGAAAGCACTGTGGAGTGACCACACCATCGGTGAGGAAATCCGCATCATCCGGTGCCGCAGCGAAGATGCGGAAACGGAACGCGTTGCCACCGAAATATTGGACCAAAAACTTAAAAATGGACTGAATTTCCAGGATTTTGCAGTGCTCTACCGGGGTAACCATCAAGCCCGTCTATTGGAAATGAAATTGCAGGCCTACCAGATCCCGTATCGGTTATCCGGCGGTCAGTCTTTCTTTTCCAAAAGCGAAATCAAAGACGCCATGTCGTACCTGCGGTTGCTGATTAACCCGGACGACAATGCGGCGTTTCTGCGAGTGGTGAACGTACCTCGCCGGGAAATCGGCCCTCGCACGCTGGAACAGTTGAGCCATTACTCCCGGTCTCGCAACGTGAGTCTGTTCAAAGCCCTTAGCGACATGGGCGCAGAAACCCACGTTACCGAGAAAGGGCTGGATCGCCTTCGGCGTTTCGCCCATTGGGTAGACAAAACCTGCGAGCGGCTGTTTTCGGAAGATCCGATTCCGGTGGTCAAGCAGCTGTTCACTGATATTGAATACGAAGAATGGCTACACCAACACTCCGGCAGCCCGAAACAAGCGGAGCGTCGGATGGAAAACATCTGGTATTTGGTGGAGTCCATCCAGCGCATGCTGGACGACGGCAAAGGCACTGCGGACGAGCTGGGCATCGAAGACGCCATCGCCAAACTGATTCTGCGCGACATGATGGAACAGCGGGAGGAGGAAGATGACAGCGACAAGGTACAGCTGCTGACGCTGCACGCCTCGAAAGGGCTGGAATTTCCGCACGTGTTTATTATGGGGCTTGAAGAAGAAATTCTGCCACACCGGAGCAGTATTGAAGAAGGCAATATCGAGGAAGAGCGGCGACTCATGTACGTGGGCATCACCCGCGCGCGAGAAACTCTGTCGCTGACCTATGCCGCCTCACGGAAACAATACGGCGAAAAGCTGGAAACCATCCCCAGCCGTTTTCTGGACGAGTTACCGGAAGAAGACGTGAAGTGGGAAGGCTTGGGCGATCAGGATAAAGAGGCCAATCAGAAAAAAGGCAAGGCCACTCTCAGCGCACTGATCGGAGATCTTGGCCTATAA
- the bfr gene encoding bacterioferritin encodes MKGDKKVIQYLNKVLANELTAINQYFLHSRMYKDWGITKLAAKEYEESIDEMKHADQLIERILFLEGLPNLQDLNKLLIGEHVQEMIECDLKIEHIAHVDLKEAIAYCEQVNDYTSRQLFRSILDSEEEHIDWLETQLEMIKQMGIQNYIQLQSSAAE; translated from the coding sequence ATGAAAGGTGATAAAAAAGTCATCCAGTACCTGAACAAGGTACTCGCTAACGAACTGACGGCCATCAACCAGTATTTCCTGCATTCACGCATGTACAAAGACTGGGGCATCACCAAACTCGCCGCCAAAGAATACGAAGAATCCATCGATGAAATGAAGCACGCCGATCAGCTGATCGAGCGCATTCTCTTTCTCGAAGGCCTGCCCAACCTGCAAGACCTGAACAAGCTTCTGATTGGTGAGCATGTGCAGGAAATGATCGAATGCGACCTGAAAATCGAACACATCGCTCACGTTGATTTGAAAGAAGCGATTGCCTACTGCGAGCAGGTGAACGATTACACCAGCCGCCAACTGTTCCGCAGCATTCTGGACAGCGAAGAAGAGCACATTGACTGGCTGGAAACCCAGCTGGAAATGATCAAACAGATGGGCATTCAGAACTACATTCAGCTTCAGTCATCCGCAGCGGAGTAA
- a CDS encoding Tex family protein, whose translation MNSISQRIAEELGVREQQVNATVAMLDEGASVPFIARYRKEVTGSLDDNQLRTLEERLRYLRELEDRRGAILKSIDEQGKLTDELRASIGSADTKNRLEDLYLPYKPKRRTKAQIAREAGLEPLADALYDDPTLDPESTAGGYLNSEAGIDDIKAALDGARYILMERFAEDAELLGSLRSFVWQDGQLKVTVVAGKETEGAKFRDYFDHVEPLKKVPSHRALAILRGRNEGVLTFSIVMGDAEDDRRQPHPAEQRIAAHWNIRDNGRAADKWLGDVVRWTWRVKLSTQIETDLMAQVREAAEAEAINVFAANLKDLLLLAPAGPRPTLGLDPGLRTGVKVAVIDGTGEVLDHGAIYPHAPKNQWDRSIAQLAAWCQKFKIELVAIGNGTASRETEKLVADLTKRHPELKLARIVVNESGASIYSASEFASRELPDLDVTIRGAVSIARRLQDPLAELVKIEPKSIGVGQYQHDVSQVQLSRSLDAVVEDCVNGVGVDLNTASVPLLARVSGLSQTIAQNIVDFRSQNGVFKTRKQLMKVARLGERTFEQAAGFLRIASAENPLDGSSVHPEAYGVAEAIAKRNNRKVENLMGDTSFLRSLNPQDYVTEQFGLPTVKDIIAELEKPGRDPRPEFRFASFEEGVETLNDLKPGMVLEGSVTNVTNFGAFVDIGVHQDGLVHISALSNTFVKDPREVVKAGDIVKVKVMEVDIPRKRIALSMRMDDQPGADTSTKASKGNDRAGKRSSSKPQGSQGQGVMAGALAQALASARKDGR comes from the coding sequence ATGAACAGTATCTCCCAGCGCATTGCTGAAGAACTTGGAGTACGCGAGCAACAGGTTAACGCCACGGTTGCTATGCTGGACGAAGGAGCCTCGGTTCCGTTTATTGCCCGCTACCGGAAAGAAGTGACCGGCTCGCTGGACGACAATCAGTTGCGAACCCTGGAAGAGCGCTTGCGCTACCTGCGAGAACTTGAAGATCGTCGCGGGGCGATTCTTAAAAGCATCGATGAGCAAGGCAAACTGACAGATGAGCTGCGCGCCAGCATTGGCTCGGCCGATACCAAAAACCGGCTCGAAGATTTGTACCTGCCTTATAAGCCCAAGCGCCGAACCAAAGCTCAAATAGCTCGTGAGGCGGGTTTGGAGCCTTTGGCCGATGCCCTGTACGACGACCCCACACTCGATCCCGAAAGCACCGCTGGCGGTTACCTGAATAGCGAAGCCGGCATTGATGACATCAAAGCGGCTTTGGATGGGGCACGCTACATTCTGATGGAACGGTTTGCCGAAGACGCAGAGCTGTTAGGCTCACTGCGAAGCTTTGTTTGGCAAGACGGGCAACTGAAAGTAACGGTAGTCGCCGGTAAGGAAACCGAGGGGGCCAAGTTCCGTGATTATTTTGATCATGTCGAACCGCTCAAGAAGGTGCCGTCGCATCGGGCACTGGCCATTCTGCGCGGCCGTAACGAAGGCGTGCTGACGTTTTCTATTGTCATGGGCGATGCGGAAGACGATCGCCGCCAGCCGCACCCGGCTGAACAGCGCATTGCCGCACATTGGAACATTCGTGATAACGGTCGAGCCGCTGATAAGTGGCTGGGCGATGTGGTGCGTTGGACCTGGCGTGTGAAACTGTCCACCCAGATCGAAACCGACCTGATGGCTCAGGTGCGCGAAGCCGCCGAGGCCGAAGCCATCAATGTATTTGCCGCCAATCTGAAAGACCTGCTGCTGTTGGCTCCTGCCGGGCCTCGACCTACGTTGGGCTTGGATCCCGGCCTGCGTACCGGTGTTAAAGTAGCGGTTATCGACGGCACTGGCGAGGTGCTTGATCACGGTGCGATATACCCACATGCGCCGAAGAATCAGTGGGATCGTTCGATCGCCCAGCTGGCGGCTTGGTGTCAGAAATTCAAGATTGAACTGGTCGCCATTGGTAACGGCACGGCGTCCCGCGAAACCGAAAAACTGGTGGCCGACCTGACCAAACGTCACCCGGAATTGAAGCTCGCACGTATTGTCGTGAACGAATCCGGCGCCTCCATTTATTCCGCGTCGGAATTTGCCTCCCGGGAGCTGCCAGATTTGGATGTAACCATCCGTGGCGCAGTCTCCATCGCCCGCCGCTTGCAAGATCCGCTGGCGGAGCTGGTGAAGATCGAGCCGAAATCCATCGGGGTGGGTCAGTACCAGCACGACGTGTCTCAGGTGCAGTTATCCCGTAGTCTGGACGCGGTGGTTGAGGACTGTGTAAACGGCGTCGGTGTGGATTTGAACACCGCATCCGTTCCGTTGTTGGCAAGAGTGTCGGGCTTAAGTCAGACCATCGCGCAGAATATTGTGGATTTCCGCAGCCAGAACGGCGTATTCAAAACTCGTAAGCAGCTAATGAAGGTTGCCCGCTTGGGTGAGCGCACATTTGAGCAAGCCGCGGGCTTCTTGCGCATCGCCAGTGCAGAAAACCCGCTGGACGGCTCTTCCGTGCACCCGGAAGCCTACGGTGTGGCCGAAGCGATCGCCAAGCGCAACAATCGTAAGGTGGAAAACCTTATGGGTGACACCAGTTTCTTGCGTAGCTTGAACCCGCAGGACTATGTCACCGAACAGTTTGGTTTGCCCACCGTGAAAGACATTATCGCGGAGCTTGAAAAGCCGGGCCGGGATCCGCGCCCGGAATTCCGCTTCGCCAGTTTCGAAGAGGGTGTTGAAACCCTGAACGACCTGAAGCCGGGAATGGTGCTCGAGGGCTCCGTCACCAATGTGACCAATTTCGGGGCTTTTGTGGACATTGGGGTGCATCAGGACGGTTTGGTACACATCTCGGCTTTATCTAATACTTTCGTCAAAGATCCCCGCGAAGTGGTGAAGGCGGGTGATATTGTGAAGGTCAAAGTTATGGAAGTGGATATTCCCCGTAAACGGATCGCCCTGTCTATGCGCATGGACGATCAGCCGGGCGCTGATACATCCACCAAGGCTTCCAAAGGCAATGATCGGGCGGGTAAACGTTCCAGTAGTAAGCCGCAGGGTAGCCAAGGCCAGGGTGTCATGGCTGGTGCGCTGGCTCAGGCTTTGGCCTCGGCGCGAAAAGACGGTCGCTGA
- a CDS encoding bacterioferritin-associated ferredoxin: MYVCLCHGVTDRDIREAAENGVSSVRQLGKELGVGTQCGRCASMARSILKETRSSDYLAMANLLAMPA; encoded by the coding sequence ATGTACGTATGCCTTTGCCACGGAGTTACCGACAGAGACATCCGCGAAGCCGCAGAAAACGGTGTTTCCTCTGTGCGCCAGCTTGGCAAAGAGCTGGGCGTGGGCACCCAATGCGGCCGCTGCGCCAGCATGGCCCGAAGCATTCTGAAAGAGACCCGTTCTTCAGACTATCTTGCGATGGCCAACCTGCTGGCGATGCCAGCCTGA
- a CDS encoding cytochrome c5 family protein: protein MKRVLAVGLLGFSLAAGTALASVEDEIRERIKPVGELCLQGDDCGQAVAASASSGPRSGSEVYEASCTACHATGAAGAPVVGNADAWAPRIEKGLETLFEHALNGFNAMPPKGGCASCGDEEITAAVEHMVESSQ from the coding sequence ATGAAGAGAGTCCTGGCTGTTGGTTTGCTTGGCTTTAGCTTGGCTGCCGGTACGGCACTGGCAAGTGTCGAAGATGAAATCCGTGAGCGCATCAAACCGGTAGGCGAGCTGTGTTTGCAGGGTGATGATTGCGGACAAGCGGTTGCCGCTTCGGCCAGCTCCGGACCGCGTTCAGGCAGTGAAGTTTATGAAGCTTCCTGCACGGCATGTCACGCTACGGGTGCTGCTGGTGCGCCGGTTGTTGGTAATGCCGATGCCTGGGCTCCTCGCATCGAGAAAGGCTTGGAAACCTTGTTTGAGCACGCGCTCAACGGTTTCAATGCCATGCCTCCGAAAGGTGGTTGCGCCAGCTGTGGGGATGAAGAGATCACCGCAGCGGTTGAGCACATGGTCGAGTCAAGCCAGTAA
- a CDS encoding bifunctional diguanylate cyclase/phosphodiesterase: protein MTLPPDSRNDRLRLLVLTPEYTDFLWYQDMLSGDAELSPDATWCPDLIDCDDLIYNASFDVIVWDCVFHAGCESSFLQYLTVSGGDKPVLAISAESSEDKGPEMQAGGAADYLCRQGLEAWGFRRAVKCLWYREQLSGLSHGQLGREVASGFINRDLFFDRLQQALLRAERTKSRLALMHLNVDSFRSINDSFGYQKSDQLIVQLADRLRQKLRRVDSLVRIGGDELAIIIEKVEDTLDLSQIIRKLVMTVPEPVVIDGQSIVISASLGVATYPEAGDSPEELMRRANRAMFEAKQDTGTSYRFYNRELHISTGYQLRLETDLRHAIRAQELELYYQPRIDLATGEVRGMECLLRWNHPKRGMIGPDEFIPVAERSGLIVPIGYWVIDQACQRLQESAELGFPGLVLAVNLSFRQFHDPKMTETIFRIIFNANVDTSLLELELTESAMMHDPEYAQRCLRELNQLGVSFALDDFGTGYSSLSNLQHLPISLVKIDKSFIQDLGKSADAEHIIRAIITLAHSLHMSVVAEGVETKEQLAFLQQQHCDEIQGYYFARPMPWDDLVQFLTQQNRSACL, encoded by the coding sequence ATGACTTTGCCCCCCGACAGCAGGAACGACCGCCTGCGTCTTCTTGTTTTGACCCCTGAGTACACAGATTTTTTGTGGTATCAGGACATGCTGAGCGGTGATGCGGAACTGAGTCCCGATGCGACTTGGTGCCCCGATCTAATTGATTGTGACGACCTGATCTATAACGCCAGTTTTGATGTCATCGTTTGGGATTGCGTGTTTCATGCCGGATGTGAATCTTCCTTTCTTCAATATTTAACCGTCTCCGGTGGTGATAAGCCGGTTCTGGCGATCAGTGCTGAATCCAGCGAAGACAAGGGGCCGGAGATGCAAGCTGGCGGAGCGGCGGATTATTTGTGCCGGCAAGGTTTGGAAGCTTGGGGTTTTCGGCGTGCTGTAAAGTGCCTGTGGTATCGGGAGCAGCTTTCGGGGTTGTCGCACGGTCAGTTAGGTCGTGAAGTGGCCTCCGGCTTTATCAATCGGGATCTGTTTTTTGACCGTTTGCAGCAAGCTCTGTTACGCGCTGAGCGGACTAAAAGCCGGCTCGCGCTGATGCACTTGAATGTGGACAGCTTTCGCAGCATCAATGACTCCTTTGGTTACCAGAAAAGTGACCAACTCATTGTCCAGCTGGCTGATCGGCTGAGGCAGAAGTTGCGGCGCGTGGATTCTTTGGTCCGTATTGGCGGTGACGAGCTGGCGATTATTATTGAGAAAGTCGAGGATACTCTGGATCTTAGTCAGATCATTCGAAAGTTGGTCATGACTGTGCCAGAGCCAGTTGTGATTGATGGCCAGAGTATTGTGATCAGTGCCAGCTTGGGAGTGGCGACCTATCCGGAAGCCGGCGACAGTCCCGAAGAATTAATGCGCCGAGCAAATCGGGCTATGTTTGAGGCGAAACAGGATACCGGCACCAGTTACCGTTTTTATAATCGTGAATTGCACATTTCGACCGGGTATCAACTGCGGTTGGAAACCGACCTGCGCCATGCAATCCGGGCGCAGGAGCTGGAATTGTATTACCAGCCGCGGATAGACTTGGCGACGGGTGAGGTGCGCGGAATGGAGTGCCTGCTGCGCTGGAATCACCCGAAGCGAGGCATGATCGGGCCCGATGAGTTCATCCCGGTGGCAGAGCGCAGCGGGCTGATTGTGCCCATTGGCTACTGGGTGATCGATCAGGCGTGCCAGCGCTTGCAGGAGAGCGCCGAACTGGGCTTTCCCGGGTTGGTACTGGCGGTGAATTTATCGTTCCGGCAGTTCCACGATCCCAAAATGACCGAAACCATATTTCGGATTATTTTCAACGCCAATGTGGATACCAGTTTGCTGGAGCTGGAACTCACCGAAAGCGCCATGATGCACGATCCTGAATACGCCCAGCGTTGCCTGCGTGAGCTTAACCAACTGGGCGTTAGCTTTGCGCTGGATGATTTCGGTACCGGGTATTCTTCCTTGAGTAACCTGCAGCACCTGCCCATTTCATTGGTAAAAATCGATAAATCGTTTATTCAGGACTTGGGAAAGTCCGCGGATGCCGAGCACATTATTCGAGCCATTATTACGCTGGCCCACAGCCTGCACATGAGTGTCGTAGCTGAAGGTGTCGAGACTAAAGAGCAGCTGGCATTTCTGCAGCAGCAGCATTGTGACGAAATTCAGGGTTATTACTTCGCACGCCCAATGCCGTGGGATGATCTTGTTCAATTTTTGACCCAACAGAACCGGTCCGCTTGCCTGTAA